A genomic window from Bdellovibrio sp. SKB1291214 includes:
- a CDS encoding adenylate/guanylate cyclase domain-containing protein, which translates to MRIPISTKLITVTILILVASTGAITLISSNYFEKKSSEQVDIANLESASAKAKEVDNIIASLIDKTRTNGSLLMKGEAASADLDFNFVKDKNFVALEVLKINGSSVETVAKKVKEDVLKPFLLTEAYFVNLRAWQQFPVRNLAEGGIEIKNASYPKAPAMITIGIPLIKDDQGKITHVVLADIMMAPLQKPFTDLSERTQYLLDAQGEVLAHKDEEKAIGRLNMKQYPFVAKAMGTKTPQYQTKFVDPQTRSNFFGASVKTSYGQMVISQTSEAAILEVSNEVKRRSIFVAGSAISLAIFFIFLFSMTLTSPIEKLAGLINLVSKGNFDVKARDQVKSHDEVGDLAVAFDHMTEGLKERDKVKSLFSKFHGSAVTEDLIGKDIGVGGQSKDVVVFFSDIRGFTAFSEKRSPEEVVEMLNEYFGVMVGIINAHGGVVDKFIGDAIMAVWGAPKTGPRDAHNAVRACLEMRRALDKLNEARIARQQPAINIGMGLHAGKAISGTIGSDERMEYTVIGNTVNTASRIEASTKAFGADLLVTDTVIEKVGDAFKIELAGAAEVKGRSEAIKMYKVRGYKAGDKYVDVTTPYSDYEAEAADKVKIKAS; encoded by the coding sequence ATGAGAATCCCTATCTCAACCAAACTCATCACGGTCACGATTCTGATCCTGGTTGCGTCAACCGGGGCGATTACGTTGATCTCTTCGAACTACTTCGAAAAGAAGTCGTCTGAACAGGTCGATATCGCCAATCTGGAATCAGCTTCCGCTAAGGCCAAAGAGGTCGACAATATCATCGCATCTTTGATCGATAAAACGAGAACCAATGGATCGTTGCTTATGAAGGGTGAAGCAGCGTCCGCAGATCTTGATTTTAACTTTGTGAAAGACAAAAACTTCGTTGCGTTGGAAGTTTTGAAAATCAACGGTTCTTCCGTTGAAACAGTGGCTAAAAAAGTCAAAGAAGATGTCTTAAAGCCGTTCCTTTTAACTGAAGCGTATTTCGTGAACTTGCGTGCTTGGCAGCAATTCCCGGTGCGCAATTTGGCTGAAGGCGGTATTGAAATTAAAAACGCTTCTTATCCAAAAGCTCCAGCCATGATCACGATCGGGATTCCTTTAATCAAAGACGATCAAGGCAAAATCACCCACGTAGTGTTAGCGGATATCATGATGGCTCCCCTACAAAAGCCCTTCACAGATTTGTCCGAGCGCACGCAATACTTATTAGACGCGCAAGGTGAAGTCCTGGCCCATAAAGACGAGGAAAAGGCCATCGGCCGCTTGAACATGAAACAGTATCCGTTTGTAGCAAAAGCGATGGGCACGAAAACTCCTCAGTACCAAACGAAGTTCGTGGATCCACAAACTCGTTCCAACTTTTTTGGTGCGTCGGTAAAAACATCTTATGGACAAATGGTGATCTCGCAAACATCAGAGGCAGCCATCCTGGAAGTATCTAACGAAGTGAAACGTCGCTCGATCTTTGTGGCGGGTTCCGCCATCTCGCTTGCGATCTTTTTTATCTTCCTATTCTCTATGACGTTGACCTCCCCTATTGAAAAATTGGCGGGCCTGATTAACTTGGTTTCCAAAGGTAATTTCGATGTGAAAGCCCGTGATCAAGTGAAGTCCCATGACGAAGTCGGTGACTTAGCTGTGGCCTTCGATCACATGACGGAAGGTCTGAAAGAGCGTGACAAAGTAAAAAGTTTATTCTCGAAGTTCCACGGCTCGGCAGTCACTGAGGACTTGATCGGTAAAGACATCGGTGTCGGCGGTCAAAGTAAAGACGTAGTGGTCTTCTTCTCGGATATCCGTGGTTTCACGGCTTTCTCGGAAAAACGTTCACCCGAAGAAGTGGTTGAAATGCTGAATGAATACTTTGGAGTGATGGTAGGTATCATCAACGCCCATGGCGGCGTCGTGGATAAATTCATCGGTGATGCGATCATGGCCGTTTGGGGTGCACCAAAAACAGGCCCACGTGATGCTCACAATGCTGTTCGTGCATGTCTTGAAATGCGCAGAGCTTTGGATAAATTAAATGAAGCACGTATCGCGCGCCAACAACCTGCGATCAATATCGGTATGGGCCTGCACGCTGGAAAAGCGATTTCGGGCACCATCGGTTCTGACGAGCGTATGGAGTACACAGTCATCGGTAATACCGTGAATACAGCATCTCGTATCGAGGCTTCCACAAAAGCCTTTGGTGCCGACTTGCTAGTCACTGACACTGTTATCGAAAAAGTAGGCGACGCTTTCAAAATCGAGTTGGCCGGCGCCGCCGAAGTGAAAGGCCGTTCTGAAGCGATCAAAATGTACAAAGTCCGGGGCTATAAAGCTGGTGACAAATATGTCGACGTGACCACTCCCTACTCAGACTATGAAGCGGAAGCAGCTGATAAAGTAAAAATCAAAGCCTCATAA
- a CDS encoding PstS family phosphate ABC transporter substrate-binding protein, with protein MKFVIASALVLCAFSAKAESLVKIDGSSTVFPVTEAVSEEFQTVSKGATKVTVGVSGTGGGFKKFCRGETDIQNASRPITKEEMKACRDGKITYFELPIAFDAIAIVVNPKNNWVSEITTEELKKMWEPAAQGKIMTWKQVNAKWPDEKLTLFGASTDNGTFDYFTEAIVEKSKSSRGDYTASVDHNTRVTGVNGVKGGLGYIPYAYYVTNKDKLKLLGVIGGAKSPAKHKAVLPEEKTVISGQYYPLSRPIFIYVSQTAMTRPEVKQYVEFYLEKGAEMAKQVQYIPLPAKAYTTAKEHLSKKKTGTVFAGEPHVGLTIEQILKKEATL; from the coding sequence ATGAAGTTCGTTATCGCAAGCGCCCTCGTTTTGTGCGCATTTTCTGCTAAAGCAGAGTCTCTAGTAAAAATTGATGGTTCCAGCACTGTATTCCCAGTGACTGAAGCAGTTTCTGAAGAATTCCAAACCGTGTCGAAAGGCGCAACGAAAGTAACAGTCGGTGTTTCTGGTACTGGTGGTGGTTTCAAAAAGTTCTGTCGTGGCGAAACAGATATTCAAAATGCTTCTCGTCCCATCACTAAAGAAGAAATGAAAGCTTGCCGTGATGGCAAAATCACTTACTTCGAATTGCCAATCGCTTTCGACGCGATCGCAATCGTGGTTAACCCAAAAAACAACTGGGTGAGCGAAATCACAACTGAAGAGTTGAAAAAAATGTGGGAGCCAGCTGCTCAAGGCAAGATCATGACTTGGAAACAAGTGAATGCAAAATGGCCTGATGAAAAGCTAACTCTTTTCGGTGCTTCGACTGACAACGGTACCTTTGACTATTTTACTGAAGCTATCGTAGAAAAATCGAAATCATCTCGCGGTGATTACACGGCGTCTGTTGATCACAACACGCGCGTGACGGGAGTTAACGGTGTTAAAGGTGGCTTGGGCTATATCCCTTATGCTTACTATGTAACTAATAAAGATAAATTGAAACTGTTGGGCGTGATCGGCGGAGCTAAATCTCCTGCGAAACACAAAGCAGTTTTGCCAGAGGAAAAAACAGTGATCTCTGGACAGTACTACCCACTGTCTCGTCCGATCTTCATCTATGTTTCTCAAACAGCGATGACCAGACCTGAAGTAAAACAGTACGTTGAGTTCTATTTGGAAAAAGGCGCAGAGATGGCAAAACAAGTTCAGTACATTCCATTGCCGGCAAAAGCCTATACAACTGCGAAAGAACATTTGTCGAAAAAGAAAACAGGAACTGTATTCGCTGGCGAACCACATGTTGGTTTGACGATCGAACAGATCCTTAAAAAAGAAGCCACTCTCTAA
- a CDS encoding ABC transporter permease, with protein sequence MIFLNLAIKSLKNRAFATTLTVISIALSVGLLLSVERAHRAAQEGFTQTISKTDLIVGPRSGPLQLILYTVFNLGNPTNNISYETYQELQKHPAIEWTIPYSLGDSHRGFRVVGTTNDFFKFYHFRGDQKVELQSGHELQDLWDVVVGAEVARKLSYRVGDAVVVAHGVTKGEGVVKHDRRPFKIAGILKSTGTPLDRSVYISLEGMEALHMDWQDGVVPSAAKETPAVEIKKENIKIDSITSFFVGAKSRIETLKLQREINEYTKEPVLAIIPGATLSELWQGLSYAENVLRIISWMVLAVGFMGMLIALTTTLNERRREMAILRAVGASPQQIVGLLVFESAVLSIVGVISGTILSFALASALKPWLENEFGLYLEGPAITGQELLYIFAAIVVGILIGLIPALRAQKQALKDGLSVRL encoded by the coding sequence ATGATCTTCTTGAACCTGGCTATTAAATCTTTAAAAAACCGTGCCTTTGCAACGACTTTGACGGTGATCTCTATCGCTTTAAGCGTGGGGCTGTTGCTCTCCGTGGAGCGAGCTCACAGAGCGGCGCAAGAGGGTTTCACGCAAACGATTTCAAAAACAGATTTAATCGTGGGTCCGCGTAGTGGTCCGTTACAATTGATTTTGTACACGGTTTTTAACTTAGGAAATCCTACGAACAACATCTCTTACGAAACCTATCAAGAGCTGCAAAAGCATCCAGCGATTGAATGGACGATCCCATACTCTTTGGGGGATAGTCATCGTGGTTTCCGTGTTGTGGGAACTACGAATGATTTTTTTAAATTCTATCATTTCCGCGGTGACCAGAAAGTCGAGCTGCAATCGGGTCATGAGCTGCAGGATCTTTGGGATGTAGTGGTTGGCGCCGAGGTTGCTCGCAAGCTGAGTTACAGAGTCGGTGATGCCGTCGTCGTGGCCCATGGAGTGACGAAAGGGGAAGGCGTTGTTAAGCATGATCGTCGTCCTTTCAAAATTGCGGGTATTTTGAAAAGTACAGGCACCCCATTAGATCGTTCGGTTTATATCAGCCTTGAGGGAATGGAAGCCTTACATATGGATTGGCAAGATGGGGTTGTTCCGTCTGCCGCCAAGGAAACCCCAGCCGTCGAGATCAAAAAAGAAAATATCAAGATTGATAGCATCACTTCCTTCTTTGTCGGTGCAAAATCTCGAATTGAAACTTTAAAGCTGCAACGTGAAATTAATGAATATACGAAAGAGCCAGTGCTCGCGATTATTCCGGGCGCGACTTTAAGTGAGTTGTGGCAGGGACTTTCTTATGCGGAGAATGTTTTGCGCATTATTTCCTGGATGGTTTTGGCCGTAGGCTTTATGGGGATGTTGATAGCCTTGACGACAACATTAAATGAACGCCGCCGTGAGATGGCCATCTTGCGTGCAGTGGGCGCAAGTCCTCAGCAAATCGTGGGATTGCTGGTTTTTGAATCCGCAGTTCTCTCTATCGTAGGAGTCATTTCCGGAACGATTTTATCTTTTGCATTGGCATCGGCATTAAAACCATGGCTTGAAAATGAATTTGGGCTATATCTAGAAGGACCTGCCATCACCGGCCAAGAGCTTTTATACATCTTTGCCGCCATCGTGGTCGGAATTCTGATCGGTCTGATTCCAGCCCTCCGCGCCCAAAAGCAAGCCCTCAAAGACGGCCTCAGCGTCCGCCTTTAG
- a CDS encoding ABC transporter ATP-binding protein, whose protein sequence is MSSNEALIEIRDLEYTYAGYNKPTLVVPEFTVQKGEELFLYGPSGTGKTTFLECLSGVLTPTKGSIKILGRDLSSMSSSERDAFRAEHMGYVFQSFNLIPYLSVMENIELPLHLSPVRKSRLGSVDTDMVIRALCGNLGIGDLLDKKVTELSVGQQQRVAVARALLGKPDLLLADEPTSALDADHREKFLKLLFELSELYGTTVVFVSHDRGIENLFTRSLSLESINRTAR, encoded by the coding sequence TTGAGCTCTAATGAAGCTTTAATTGAAATTCGTGACCTAGAGTACACCTATGCAGGTTATAACAAGCCGACATTGGTAGTGCCCGAGTTTACAGTGCAAAAGGGTGAGGAACTTTTTTTGTACGGTCCCAGCGGGACGGGTAAAACGACGTTTCTGGAATGTTTGTCAGGGGTCTTAACTCCCACTAAAGGAAGCATTAAGATTTTAGGTCGTGATCTGAGCTCTATGAGTTCTTCCGAGCGGGATGCCTTCCGTGCGGAGCACATGGGCTACGTGTTCCAAAGCTTCAACTTGATTCCGTATCTGTCAGTTATGGAAAACATCGAATTGCCGTTGCATTTAAGTCCGGTGCGCAAGTCGCGTTTGGGCAGTGTGGACACTGATATGGTGATTCGCGCGTTGTGTGGCAATTTAGGAATCGGTGATTTGTTAGATAAGAAAGTCACAGAGCTAAGTGTAGGACAGCAGCAGCGTGTGGCCGTGGCGCGTGCCTTGTTAGGGAAACCTGACTTGTTGTTGGCGGATGAGCCGACGTCAGCGTTGGACGCTGATCATCGCGAGAAATTTTTGAAGCTGCTTTTTGAATTGTCTGAGCTGTATGGAACGACAGTGGTGTTTGTCTCTCATGATCGAGGCATTGAAAACCTATTTACGCGTTCACTGTCACTTGAATCAATTAACAGGACAGCGCGATGA
- a CDS encoding ZrgA family zinc uptake protein: MFKVLLFSMLALAAREHGAHAHGVATVDVAFDGKNGKIEFHAPASSIYGFEYEAKSVKDKASKEAGLKKFNDKVNDLFQFAADNKCEVKMDYNEVVQKDNHADVNAIFNIVCEKAPNGTAMTFGVQKVFSRVKTVKVNVITGETQKSQELTKSGEQVEL; the protein is encoded by the coding sequence ATGTTCAAGGTGCTTTTGTTTTCAATGTTAGCGTTGGCCGCACGAGAACACGGTGCGCATGCTCACGGTGTCGCCACTGTGGATGTAGCGTTTGATGGAAAAAACGGCAAAATCGAGTTTCACGCACCTGCTTCCAGTATTTATGGTTTTGAGTACGAGGCAAAATCGGTCAAAGATAAAGCCAGCAAAGAAGCGGGACTTAAGAAATTTAATGATAAAGTGAATGACTTGTTTCAGTTTGCAGCAGACAACAAGTGTGAAGTAAAAATGGATTACAACGAGGTTGTTCAAAAGGACAACCATGCTGATGTAAATGCCATTTTTAATATCGTTTGTGAAAAAGCGCCAAATGGCACAGCCATGACATTTGGAGTGCAGAAAGTGTTTTCGCGTGTGAAAACTGTAAAGGTGAACGTCATCACCGGCGAAACACAAAAGTCCCAGGAATTAACGAAGAGCGGAGAACAGGTTGAGCTCTAA